The following are from one region of the bacterium genome:
- a CDS encoding methyltransferase domain-containing protein, producing MDKNIIRKYDDGLGAFYGRLAPILLLEKLAGKHDLKSLLELNAVYIAHTPGFTSNLLTQDNFKAGVLVNSQDYEETVSAWKEAGLYDKASIVKGDDDTHTSFKDNEYDIVWNHSVFEKHHNPESLVKEMKRISRRFVVNFTSNYNNLGVKMHHRHHRLEKKEWDHGEISQSRIKALTETYKKCGLKIIETGGADVPPWLCTLDLEIGGGRTYVRNIIEGEEKKEKGWVWSTVDPSARNNKYIKAFLNWESTFPRWFKVLMAHHVYCIGEKESGT from the coding sequence ATGGATAAAAATATTATAAGAAAATACGATGACGGCCTGGGAGCTTTTTATGGACGGCTTGCTCCCATTCTCCTGCTCGAAAAACTTGCCGGAAAACATGACCTGAAAAGTTTGCTGGAATTAAACGCGGTCTATATTGCCCACACACCGGGATTTACCTCAAACCTTCTTACACAGGACAATTTTAAAGCCGGGGTGCTGGTCAACAGCCAAGATTACGAAGAAACCGTTTCCGCCTGGAAAGAAGCAGGCTTATATGATAAGGCTTCCATAGTAAAAGGCGATGATGATACCCATACCTCCTTTAAGGATAATGAGTATGATATAGTCTGGAACCATTCTGTTTTTGAAAAACATCATAATCCTGAATCACTGGTAAAAGAAATGAAAAGAATCAGCCGCAGATTTGTCGTTAATTTCACCTCCAATTATAATAACCTGGGCGTCAAAATGCACCACCGGCATCACAGACTTGAAAAGAAGGAATGGGACCACGGAGAGATATCGCAAAGCCGTATTAAAGCATTAACCGAAACCTACAAAAAATGCGGCCTTAAAATAATTGAAACCGGCGGGGCGGATGTCCCGCCGTGGCTTTGCACGCTCGACCTTGAGATAGGCGGGGGGAGGACATACGTCCGCAATATCATCGAAGGCGAAGAAAAAAAAGAGAAAGGATGGGTCTGGTCAACTGTCGACCCGTCCGCCAGAAACAATAAATACATAAAAGCCTTTTTAAACTGGGAATCTACTTTCCCGCGGTGGTTTAAGGTTTTGATGGCACATCATGTTTATTGTATCGGCGAAAAGGAGTCCGGAACATGA
- a CDS encoding radical SAM protein produces MPLLNKIPVYKSFRQFNRPRLLPLNYTISLTYRCNSRCKTCNIWQKKSDELTLEEYKKIFAGFGTSPYWITISGGEPFLKKDIAEIIQCLYKTCHPKIINIPTNGILTELIVEKIKIILSSCPKTKFVINLSLDEIGERHDDIRNIKGNFNKTINTFNCLKGLNYPNLTLGIHTVVSKFNVQRLPEIAAELLKLNPDSYITEIAEKRIELDTINSDITPSAEEYAAAIDNLIGILKKYPASGLGKVTQKLRFSYYNLVKRILKENRQILPCFAGFASCHIAPDGDVWMCCIKAEPIGNLRETNYDFKKIWFSEKAYKVRDYIKKGECFCPLASASYTNMLFNIKTISRIALSSFFKLLSRE; encoded by the coding sequence ATGCCTTTATTAAACAAAATACCTGTTTATAAATCTTTCCGTCAATTTAACCGGCCGCGGCTTTTGCCGTTAAATTATACTATCAGCCTAACATACCGCTGCAATTCGAGATGTAAAACCTGTAACATATGGCAAAAAAAATCAGATGAATTGACCCTGGAAGAATATAAAAAAATATTCGCTGGCTTTGGGACATCTCCTTACTGGATAACTATAAGCGGAGGAGAACCATTCTTAAAAAAGGACATTGCTGAAATAATCCAATGCCTGTATAAAACCTGCCATCCTAAAATAATAAATATTCCGACCAATGGAATTTTAACTGAACTTATCGTTGAAAAAATTAAAATAATTTTATCATCGTGCCCAAAAACCAAGTTTGTCATTAATCTTTCGCTGGATGAAATCGGAGAAAGGCATGATGATATAAGAAATATAAAAGGAAATTTTAATAAAACAATCAACACATTTAACTGTTTAAAAGGACTAAATTATCCGAACTTAACACTCGGGATACATACGGTTGTTTCGAAATTCAATGTCCAGAGGCTCCCTGAAATAGCGGCGGAACTTCTTAAATTAAATCCTGACAGCTACATTACTGAAATTGCGGAAAAAAGGATAGAGCTTGATACGATTAATTCGGACATAACACCGTCCGCCGAAGAATACGCGGCCGCCATAGACAATCTAATCGGCATTCTAAAAAAATATCCGGCTTCCGGGCTCGGCAAGGTCACGCAAAAACTCAGGTTCAGCTACTATAATCTTGTAAAAAGAATATTAAAGGAAAATCGTCAGATACTCCCCTGTTTCGCGGGTTTTGCCTCATGTCATATAGCGCCTGACGGAGACGTATGGATGTGCTGTATCAAGGCCGAACCGATAGGCAACCTGCGGGAAACAAATTATGATTTTAAAAAAATATGGTTTTCAGAAAAAGCATATAAGGTAAGGGATTATATTAAGAAAGGTGAATGTTTCTGCCCGCTCGCAAGCGCGAGTTACACAAATATGTTATTTAATATAAAAACCATCAGCAGAATCGCCTTAAGCTCTTTTTTTAAACTCTTGTCCCGGGAATAA
- a CDS encoding glycosyltransferase has product MENNKLLKCSIGIMAYNEEKNIKKTIESAAGQKIISGFILEIIVIASGCTDNTVNIVKNILPEIKTLKLLIQEKRQGKASAINLFIKEAAGDILILQNADNIPEENAFESLIKPFLDPKIGMTGGHPVPINPRNKFMGYVAHLQWQIHHNLNKESVKLGELIAFRNVVKKIPDNTAVDEISLEAEIKKQGFNLAYAPGALVINKGPETVKDFLKQRRRIFAGHLQVKKSLSYEASSMNPWRAVSLTFREFNNDRKHMFWILGAVFLEMLGRLLGVYDFYIKKKNPVVWDMIESTKELNSN; this is encoded by the coding sequence ATGGAAAATAATAAATTGTTAAAATGCAGCATAGGAATAATGGCGTATAATGAAGAAAAAAACATTAAAAAAACCATAGAATCCGCTGCAGGGCAAAAAATCATTTCCGGCTTTATCCTCGAGATTATTGTTATCGCGTCAGGGTGTACCGATAATACCGTAAATATTGTAAAAAATATCCTGCCTGAAATTAAAACACTAAAACTTCTTATACAGGAAAAACGACAGGGAAAGGCTTCCGCGATAAATCTTTTCATTAAAGAAGCCGCTGGAGATATTTTAATCCTTCAAAATGCGGACAATATCCCTGAAGAAAATGCTTTTGAATCTTTAATTAAACCTTTTTTAGACCCAAAAATAGGAATGACCGGCGGGCACCCTGTTCCAATTAATCCTAGAAATAAATTCATGGGGTATGTTGCGCACCTTCAATGGCAAATACATCATAATCTCAATAAAGAATCTGTTAAACTGGGTGAATTAATAGCCTTCCGCAATGTAGTCAAAAAAATCCCGGACAATACGGCTGTTGATGAAATATCTCTGGAAGCCGAGATAAAAAAACAGGGATTTAATCTTGCTTACGCGCCCGGGGCCCTAGTTATAAACAAAGGGCCTGAAACCGTTAAAGATTTTTTAAAACAAAGACGAAGAATATTTGCCGGACATTTGCAGGTAAAAAAATCGCTCAGTTATGAAGCATCTTCCATGAACCCCTGGCGGGCGGTCAGTTTAACCTTCAGGGAATTTAATAACGACCGGAAACATATGTTCTGGATTCTGGGGGCGGTTTTTCTTGAAATGCTCGGGAGACTGCTGGGGGTATATGATTTTTATATAAAAAAGAAAAATCCCGTTGTCTGGGACATGATAGAATCTACCAAGGAATTAAACAGCAATTAA
- a CDS encoding radical SAM protein produces MADFVFINPPYSYTDIIKTKSKKRNKGFYVNYPHLGLAYLAASLEKNGFSARIIEASASLLSEDEIIKNIKENLPSLIGITVTTLTLRSVYSLIQKIKINFPEIPVILGGAHISVQPDFIQKFNSDFGFVGEAEYGLVQLCRHLLREKQDLDKIKGLIYQKSGDLIVNERDSVPNLDEIPFPARHLLPNDRYFSPVINGRITSMVTSRGCPFNCLYCSRPAVGKNCRFRSPENILNEIIEVKNKFNVKYINFEDDTFTLRKENVKKICELIIKNGIKIKWGCQTRANLVDEKLLKLMHESGCIKISFGVEAGSEKIRNVLNKNISDEDFRQAFKWCRKIGIETNSFFMFGHPTENVNDLKKTISFARELASTYAAFNITYILPGSPLFDYAQKEGLVSNNSWEDYMHGRTPLPVYIPSGLSKETLENFQKKAFTQFYLYPKYIFRRIFDINTYLNLPNKIKTAFVILKDVIL; encoded by the coding sequence ATGGCAGATTTTGTCTTTATCAATCCTCCATATAGTTATACAGATATAATAAAAACTAAAAGTAAAAAAAGGAACAAAGGTTTTTATGTTAATTATCCTCACCTTGGGTTGGCATATTTAGCTGCGTCTTTGGAAAAAAACGGATTTTCGGCCAGAATCATCGAAGCGTCAGCTTCTCTTTTGAGCGAGGATGAAATAATAAAAAACATAAAAGAAAATTTACCTTCCCTGATAGGAATTACAGTAACAACCTTGACGCTTAGGTCAGTTTATTCATTAATACAAAAAATAAAAATAAATTTTCCTGAAATACCTGTTATCCTTGGCGGTGCCCATATTTCTGTCCAGCCTGATTTCATACAAAAATTTAATTCGGATTTTGGTTTTGTCGGAGAGGCTGAATATGGCCTGGTTCAGCTTTGCAGGCATCTTCTCCGCGAAAAACAGGACCTTGATAAAATAAAAGGACTAATCTATCAAAAAAGCGGGGATTTAATTGTAAACGAAAGGGACTCGGTTCCAAACCTTGACGAGATTCCTTTTCCTGCAAGGCACCTGCTGCCCAACGACCGGTACTTCAGCCCGGTTATTAACGGGCGTATCACATCAATGGTAACGTCCCGGGGTTGTCCTTTTAACTGTCTGTATTGTTCACGGCCGGCTGTGGGAAAAAACTGCCGTTTCCGCAGCCCCGAAAATATACTAAACGAAATTATTGAAGTAAAAAATAAATTCAATGTTAAATACATAAACTTTGAAGACGATACCTTCACGCTCAGGAAAGAAAATGTAAAAAAAATATGCGAATTAATTATAAAAAACGGCATCAAAATCAAATGGGGATGCCAGACAAGGGCCAACCTGGTTGACGAAAAACTCTTAAAATTGATGCACGAATCAGGATGTATAAAAATTTCTTTCGGTGTTGAGGCCGGTTCGGAAAAAATCCGTAATGTCTTAAATAAAAATATTTCTGATGAAGATTTCAGACAGGCATTTAAATGGTGCCGGAAAATAGGAATAGAAACCAACTCATTTTTTATGTTCGGCCATCCCACTGAAAATGTTAATGACTTGAAGAAAACGATAAGTTTCGCACGTGAACTGGCTTCCACGTATGCAGCTTTTAATATTACATATATACTGCCCGGTTCACCTTTATTTGACTACGCGCAGAAAGAGGGATTGGTATCAAATAATTCATGGGAGGATTATATGCACGGACGAACGCCGCTTCCTGTTTATATTCCATCCGGCCTTTCCAAGGAAACCCTGGAGAATTTCCAAAAGAAGGCATTTACACAATTTTATTTATATCCGAAATATATTTTCCGTAGAATTTTTGACATAAATACCTATTTAAACCTGCCCAATAAAATAAAAACTGCTTTTGTAATATTAAAAGACGTTATTCT
- a CDS encoding radical SAM protein, producing the protein MNRKINKILLISPPYTLMKGRINRAVPPLGLAYIGAVLEKNNYHVKIVDAALEGFGTQEKINENHYRHGLTPFQLKQQIQEFNPDIVGVSCLFSPQFHNLQMVCKSAKEVSPNILTMIGGEHPSVFSKEILGNNQTVDFVVIGEGEQTVLELIKCIESGKDYSSIDGLSFRSNNEVIVNPKTRFITDLDAVPLPARHLLNMDKYFDINLPQATTPLKKPNTSMITSRGCSGHCIFCATTKHWGNRYRARSPENVLQEIKFLTDTYKIKELHFLDDNLTLNKKRALEIFRKLKDMNLDLKWCTPQGVATWTLDEELLTAMKECGCYELTLAIESGDENVLKNIIRKPGNIEHTKKVVKIMKKLNISTSAFFVSGFPGETKEQIEKTFRLADELELDHAMFLIATPLPGTELYDICKEKNYLDSNYNYNNIEYAACYINTKDFSSSEIDKMVSRKYVTYHFNILFRNPKVFFKRYVWFFLKNPVFMTGFLKYIFFMIRGKIFSREVKV; encoded by the coding sequence ATGAATAGAAAAATAAATAAAATTTTACTTATTTCTCCACCTTATACTTTGATGAAAGGCCGTATTAACAGGGCTGTTCCTCCACTGGGGCTGGCTTATATCGGAGCTGTTCTTGAAAAAAATAATTACCATGTCAAAATTGTCGATGCGGCCCTGGAAGGTTTCGGCACACAGGAAAAAATCAACGAAAACCATTACCGCCATGGATTAACGCCTTTTCAATTAAAACAGCAAATTCAGGAATTTAATCCGGATATAGTCGGGGTCAGCTGTCTTTTTTCCCCGCAATTTCATAATCTGCAGATGGTATGCAAATCAGCAAAAGAAGTAAGTCCGAATATTCTTACTATGATAGGCGGTGAACATCCGTCGGTTTTTTCAAAAGAAATACTGGGAAATAACCAAACTGTTGATTTTGTCGTCATAGGAGAAGGTGAACAAACAGTTTTGGAACTGATAAAATGTATTGAATCAGGCAAGGACTATTCTTCAATCGACGGGCTCTCTTTTCGTTCAAATAACGAGGTTATAGTTAATCCAAAAACCCGGTTTATCACTGACCTCGATGCTGTTCCCCTGCCTGCGCGACATCTTTTAAACATGGATAAATATTTTGATATAAACCTGCCGCAGGCAACCACTCCGTTAAAAAAACCGAATACATCCATGATTACATCCCGCGGATGCAGCGGGCATTGCATCTTTTGTGCTACCACCAAACACTGGGGAAACCGGTACCGGGCACGTTCTCCGGAGAACGTGTTACAGGAAATTAAATTTCTTACAGATACTTATAAAATTAAAGAATTGCATTTTTTGGATGACAATTTGACTTTAAACAAAAAAAGAGCGCTGGAAATATTCCGGAAACTAAAAGATATGAATTTGGATTTAAAATGGTGCACTCCCCAGGGAGTGGCCACCTGGACACTTGATGAAGAACTCTTGACCGCAATGAAAGAATGCGGATGTTATGAGCTCACCCTTGCTATAGAAAGCGGCGATGAAAATGTGTTAAAAAACATAATTCGTAAACCGGGAAACATTGAACATACTAAAAAAGTAGTAAAAATCATGAAAAAACTTAATATTTCCACCAGCGCCTTTTTTGTCAGCGGTTTCCCGGGGGAAACAAAAGAACAGATTGAAAAAACTTTTCGTCTCGCTGACGAACTTGAGCTTGATCATGCAATGTTTCTGATTGCCACTCCTCTTCCCGGTACTGAATTATACGATATTTGTAAAGAAAAAAATTATCTGGACAGCAATTACAATTATAATAACATTGAATATGCTGCCTGCTATATCAATACCAAAGATTTTAGCTCTTCAGAAATTGATAAAATGGTTTCCCGCAAATATGTCACATATCATTTTAATATTTTATTCCGTAATCCAAAGGTTTTTTTTAAACGATACGTCTGGTTTTTTTTAAAAAATCCTGTTTTTATGACGGGATTTTTAAAATACATTTTTTTTATGATTAGAGGTAAAATATTCAGCAGGGAAGTCAAGGTGTAA
- a CDS encoding DUF362 domain-containing protein, with protein METVVINPADNLYAAIADCIEKVGFSPKHREIIIKPNLVASLPSGSGFITDVRLIRALIKVLNDKFQPEKIYIAESSNISTDTKKSFHSSGYISLEKEFKNVKLIDLKDELYHATSFNIQSPDILDNKTLINVPVLKGHPQVTITCAVKNLKGLCRDEDKRNIHKWGLNEHLPLLMNFKPELVLVDATVVRETFVRFFPRKFNFNRIICGKDPVAVDCIACQLVGIDIKDVPYLKALVKPEEKINIINFPGQLAKWNPLSLKVKLGKITVFIGSGCTSCIDACFEAIKPGFTKRESSFWDNIKTVFFCLSRKKPILLIIGKDPYLDKKDKAKRIYCGQCAIKNISSEGEKIPGCPVEGEKIREKMV; from the coding sequence ATGGAAACAGTTGTTATAAACCCGGCAGATAATCTTTATGCGGCTATTGCCGACTGCATAGAAAAAGTCGGTTTTTCTCCAAAACACCGGGAAATAATCATTAAACCAAACCTTGTTGCCTCCCTTCCTTCAGGCTCCGGTTTCATTACCGATGTCCGGCTAATACGGGCTTTAATAAAAGTTTTAAATGATAAATTTCAGCCCGAAAAAATCTATATAGCTGAAAGTTCAAATATCTCAACTGACACTAAAAAATCTTTTCATTCTTCCGGATATATTTCACTTGAAAAAGAATTTAAAAACGTCAAGCTTATTGATCTAAAGGATGAACTTTATCATGCGACGTCTTTTAATATTCAAAGCCCCGACATTCTGGATAACAAAACACTGATTAATGTGCCGGTGCTTAAAGGGCATCCCCAGGTAACGATAACCTGCGCCGTTAAAAATTTAAAAGGGCTGTGCCGTGATGAAGACAAAAGGAACATTCATAAATGGGGTTTAAATGAACATTTGCCCCTCCTTATGAATTTTAAGCCGGAATTAGTTTTAGTCGATGCAACTGTTGTCAGGGAAACTTTTGTACGTTTTTTTCCGCGGAAATTCAACTTTAACCGTATAATTTGCGGGAAAGATCCTGTTGCCGTAGACTGCATTGCCTGCCAATTAGTAGGTATTGACATTAAGGATGTGCCATACCTTAAAGCTCTTGTTAAACCGGAAGAGAAAATAAATATCATAAACTTCCCTGGACAATTGGCAAAATGGAATCCCTTATCCCTGAAAGTTAAGCTTGGTAAAATAACTGTTTTTATAGGCAGCGGCTGCACAAGCTGTATAGATGCCTGTTTTGAAGCTATTAAACCCGGTTTTACAAAACGCGAATCCAGTTTCTGGGACAACATTAAGACGGTTTTTTTCTGCCTCAGCCGTAAAAAACCTATTCTATTGATTATCGGAAAAGACCCCTATCTTGATAAAAAAGACAAGGCAAAAAGAATATACTGCGGACAGTGTGCAATTAAAAATATTTCGTCTGAAGGCGAAAAAATACCAGGGTGTCCCGTCGAGGGAGAAAAAATACGCGAAAAAATGGTTTAA